The Pontibacter pudoricolor genome contains a region encoding:
- a CDS encoding DUF6035 family protein: MESSRKLTIEEVLNLETGEEVDAYQFFKKPLDEVTEVRSELQRAIAGFRTPLFVCYYCKQNIRIRGGKFVNGRKKDSFHFAHLKDSAACHIKTNNNYTQEQVNSIKYNGAKESALHIHLKELIAHYLTKNGASKNEVTNIEIEKVIKGRQLEKEWRKPDINAFFRGMRIAIELQLSTTWLSVITERQHFYKEQGFYMLWVFHKFNLDDEIRKLTYNDVIFTNHHNAFVFDEECIDKSNLENDLVLKCYYKDYFQNGLEIGDRWVMTYVTLADLTFDPNNLKVYFHDSKKQKHKIAQAIAREQKIRFEKEEEKRLAVEQAQIVQAKLLEQQREREQRLQLEYTRLRDQISDLNEEIKDLKEKKTILGLKISSAKDKLTNNTAVLADLTSYTEKAYSYILGESYTSPIPNKYALVNTLRATFSDPIKQLQLELQNATSGRNALLHMQALLPKVESLRIADTTYHILPCEDAYFHRLRESWRKMKCIPKSAVDTLFSVFELRSITSESDFVEAFTKNNVYLLIDSKEEDILSYSSPIEQSNDALSRLNLQLTALKGRIQEKIKITLEAENASIDQEVFQFEESQYEIDHALSKLETEIETYREALADLG, from the coding sequence ATGGAATCGTCAAGAAAACTAACAATTGAGGAGGTTTTAAACTTAGAGACCGGAGAAGAAGTAGATGCTTATCAATTCTTCAAAAAGCCGTTGGATGAGGTAACAGAGGTCCGATCTGAACTACAAAGAGCTATAGCTGGATTTAGAACGCCGCTATTTGTTTGTTACTATTGCAAACAAAACATAAGGATTAGGGGTGGTAAGTTTGTCAATGGTCGTAAAAAGGATAGCTTTCATTTTGCACATCTGAAAGATAGTGCAGCTTGCCACATCAAGACGAACAATAACTATACCCAAGAGCAAGTAAATAGCATAAAGTACAACGGTGCTAAGGAAAGCGCTTTACACATACATTTAAAAGAACTGATTGCGCATTATCTAACTAAAAATGGTGCATCTAAAAATGAAGTTACCAATATTGAAATAGAGAAGGTCATCAAAGGTAGGCAGCTAGAAAAAGAATGGCGTAAACCAGACATCAATGCCTTCTTTAGGGGGATGCGCATAGCTATCGAGCTTCAGCTCTCTACTACTTGGTTAAGTGTTATTACCGAAAGGCAGCACTTTTACAAAGAGCAAGGCTTCTATATGCTATGGGTATTTCATAAATTTAATCTCGATGATGAAATCAGAAAGCTCACATATAATGATGTAATTTTCACTAACCACCATAACGCATTTGTATTTGATGAAGAATGCATCGACAAGTCAAATCTTGAAAATGATTTAGTTCTCAAGTGTTATTACAAGGATTATTTCCAAAACGGATTAGAAATAGGTGACCGTTGGGTAATGACCTATGTTACCCTCGCAGACTTAACCTTTGATCCGAATAATCTAAAAGTATATTTTCACGATTCGAAAAAACAAAAGCATAAGATCGCACAGGCTATTGCTCGTGAACAGAAGATCAGATTTGAAAAGGAGGAAGAAAAGAGACTAGCAGTGGAGCAAGCGCAAATTGTGCAGGCTAAACTTCTGGAGCAACAACGAGAAAGAGAACAGAGACTGCAATTAGAGTATACTCGCTTGCGTGACCAGATTTCTGATCTGAATGAAGAAATAAAAGATCTTAAAGAGAAGAAAACAATACTTGGCTTAAAAATAAGTTCAGCGAAGGATAAGCTTACCAATAACACAGCCGTTTTAGCTGATTTAACTAGTTATACTGAAAAAGCCTATAGCTATATCTTAGGAGAAAGTTACACATCTCCTATTCCTAACAAATATGCTTTAGTAAATACCCTTCGTGCTACTTTTTCAGATCCTATTAAACAGCTCCAATTAGAGCTTCAAAATGCTACTAGTGGTAGAAATGCTTTGCTCCACATGCAGGCACTTCTACCAAAAGTAGAGTCCCTTCGAATTGCAGATACAACGTACCATATCTTGCCTTGTGAAGATGCATATTTCCATCGTTTAAGGGAGAGCTGGCGAAAAATGAAATGTATTCCTAAATCGGCCGTTGATACGCTTTTCAGTGTATTTGAATTAAGAAGTATTACATCTGAAAGTGACTTTGTTGAAGCCTTTACTAAGAATAATGTTTACCTATTGATAGATTCTAAAGAAGAAGATATACTTAGTTATTCAAGTCCCATTGAACAAAGTAATGATGCGCTTTCTCGGTTAAACTTACAGCTGACCGCATTAAAAGGAAGGATCCAAGAAAAGATCAAAATCACGCTCGAAGCTGAAAATGCTTCTATAGATCAAGAAGTTTTTCAATTCGAGGAGTCTCAGTATGAAATTGATCATGCCCTTTCTAAGTTAGAAACTGAGATAGAAACATACCGAGAAGCACTAGCTGATCTAGGTTAA
- a CDS encoding DUF6088 family protein produces MKSIMQLVREKVKQTPPGQLLTYADFKLKDSHFEALAAALSRLAKQGMLERLGRGRYYKPKETIFGNIQPTEKVLIDKLKVSGSKVKGYESGIGLYNQLGLTTQVAQEVTLMTKKQRRTARFGKTKVRFMQSPTDFKAPDIDKLQLLDALRDFKKIPDRNSAQIIAILRKHLTALTEREQKRLVQLALDYNPATRALLGALLAQLGQLEKAIKLKQSLNPLTSYKLGIPEAVLPNAKDWNIR; encoded by the coding sequence ATGAAGAGTATCATGCAACTGGTAAGAGAGAAAGTAAAGCAGACCCCTCCGGGTCAGCTGCTTACCTATGCGGACTTCAAGCTAAAAGACAGTCATTTTGAAGCTTTAGCAGCCGCATTAAGCCGTCTGGCCAAGCAAGGCATGCTTGAGCGCCTGGGCAGAGGTCGTTACTACAAGCCCAAGGAAACGATCTTTGGCAACATACAGCCAACAGAAAAAGTCCTGATCGACAAGTTAAAAGTATCAGGCAGCAAGGTAAAAGGCTACGAAAGTGGCATCGGACTCTACAATCAACTGGGTTTAACCACGCAAGTAGCGCAGGAAGTGACGCTGATGACCAAAAAGCAGCGCCGGACAGCCCGCTTCGGTAAAACAAAGGTCCGATTCATGCAAAGTCCAACTGACTTTAAAGCCCCCGACATTGACAAGTTACAGTTGCTGGACGCACTACGCGATTTCAAAAAGATTCCAGACCGGAACAGTGCGCAGATTATAGCTATTCTACGCAAGCACCTGACAGCCTTAACCGAGCGTGAACAAAAGCGTTTGGTTCAGCTAGCACTGGACTATAACCCGGCAACCCGGGCCTTGCTAGGGGCTTTATTAGCGCAACTAGGGCAGCTTGAGAAAGCAATTAAGCTGAAGCAGTCGTTGAATCCTCTGACGAGCTATAAACTAGGTATCCCGGAAGCGGTATTGCCCAATGCAAAAGACTGGAACATTAGATGA
- a CDS encoding nucleotidyl transferase AbiEii/AbiGii toxin family protein, translating to MNLHHNPSVFRDAITATAQALQIRDIFVEKDYWVTLVLYRLAHSPYVEQAIFKGGTSLSKAYHLIERFSEDIDLAINVPAGMTGNQLMQLIRKISKAITLDMQEVQDPAITSKGSRFRKTLHDYGATGEGDYGQATSRVLVEINAFADPNPHQRMGISTYITQFLAQRDLLDLVRQYGLEQFEVNVVSLERTFTEKVLALVRACYAEDPIAELRSKIRHVYDLYALLKVPALATFLQQDEFFQILQTVQADDARNSEFQGPWAAEPLASCMLFKDVATTWSVLASAYQQDFRSLVYGTLPEPAEIQIMLETIAQRLTLYKPDF from the coding sequence ATGAACCTGCACCATAACCCAAGCGTGTTTCGAGATGCCATCACGGCTACAGCTCAGGCATTGCAAATCCGAGACATCTTTGTAGAAAAAGATTACTGGGTCACGCTGGTGCTCTACAGGCTGGCCCATTCCCCTTATGTCGAGCAGGCTATTTTTAAAGGCGGTACTTCCTTATCCAAGGCTTACCACCTGATCGAGCGTTTTTCTGAAGACATTGATCTGGCTATTAATGTGCCGGCAGGCATGACTGGTAACCAGCTCATGCAGCTCATCCGCAAAATCTCGAAAGCAATCACACTAGATATGCAAGAAGTCCAGGATCCGGCTATTACCAGCAAAGGGTCTCGTTTTCGCAAAACGCTGCACGACTACGGGGCAACTGGAGAAGGGGATTACGGACAGGCCACCAGCCGGGTACTGGTGGAGATCAATGCCTTTGCGGACCCTAACCCGCACCAGCGCATGGGTATTTCCACCTATATTACCCAATTCCTGGCGCAACGTGATTTGCTCGACCTGGTACGCCAGTATGGGCTGGAACAATTTGAAGTGAACGTGGTGAGCCTGGAGCGCACGTTTACAGAGAAAGTGCTGGCCTTAGTCCGTGCCTGTTACGCCGAAGATCCCATCGCGGAGCTGCGCAGCAAAATTCGCCATGTCTACGACCTGTATGCGTTATTAAAAGTACCTGCGCTAGCGACGTTCCTACAGCAGGATGAATTTTTCCAGATTCTGCAAACAGTACAGGCCGATGACGCTCGTAACAGTGAATTTCAGGGGCCTTGGGCCGCAGAGCCCTTAGCCAGCTGCATGCTGTTTAAAGATGTGGCAACCACCTGGAGTGTGCTGGCAAGTGCTTACCAGCAAGACTTCCGCTCGCTGGTATACGGCACGTTGCCTGAGCCAGCAGAAATTCAGATAATGCTGGAGACCATTGCCCAGCGACTGACCCTTTACAAGCCCGACTTCTAA